The Clarias gariepinus isolate MV-2021 ecotype Netherlands chromosome 4, CGAR_prim_01v2, whole genome shotgun sequence genome window below encodes:
- the kiaa1143 gene encoding uncharacterized protein KIAA1143 homolog — protein sequence MSKKGNVSWVKPNEPAFLRKFKNDVGYKEGPTVETKRQELPKCDEDSGDSDREDEMPQVVVLKKGDLSAEEAMQLKKESKDSDKDEQRPADGKILFKKPAKRSSDKFEGITASSSSKKKKNEEEKKKESGVKVKNSSLLSFGDDEEED from the exons ATGAGTAAGAAAGGTAATGTGTCGTGGGTGAAACCGAATGAGCCAGCTTTCCTGCGAAAATTCAAAAATGATGTTGGCTATAAAGAAGGACCGACAGTTGAAACAAAG CGACAGGAGCTGCCCAAGTGTGATGAGGACAGCGGCGACAGTGACCGAGAGGATGAAATGCCGCAGGTGGTGGTGTTAAAGAAGGGAGACCTGTCTGCAGAGGAGGCGATGCAGCTGAAGAAAGAGAGTAAAGACTCGGACAAAG ATGAACAGCGTCCTGCTGATGGAAAAATCCTATTTAAGAAACCAGCAAAACGATCCTCAGACAAATTTGAAGGCATAACCGCTAGCTCCAGcagcaagaagaagaagaatgaggaggagaagaagaaagagtCTGGAGTGAAAGTGAAGAACAGCAGCCTCCTGTCATTtggtgatgatgaggaggaagaCTAA
- the gpd1l gene encoding glycerol-3-phosphate dehydrogenase 1-like protein translates to MSAPLKVCIVGSGNWGSAIARIIGHNAQKQQRFATSVKMWVFEENINGRKLTDIINTDHENVKYLPGYKLPENVVAVPKLRDAAEGADLLVFVVPHQFIRKLCDEMTGCVSKTARGITLIKGIDEGPEGLKLISDIIREKMGIDVSVLMGANIANEVAAEKFCETTIGSKILENGQLFKELLQTPNFRITVVEDADTVELCGALKNIVAVGAGFCDGLQCGDNTKAAVIRLGLMEMIAFAKLFSKDGSVSSATFLESCGVADLITTCYGGRNRRVSEAFVTTGKSIEELEKEMLNGQKLQGPLTSAEVNHILKQKGLVDKFPLFTAVYQICFEGKPVQDMITCLQSHPEHI, encoded by the exons ATGTCTGCACCGCTGAAAGTGTGTATCGTGGGCTCAGGAAACTG GGGCTCTGCTATTGCCAGGATTATTGGCCATAATGCACAAAAACAGCAGCGTTTTGCCACCAGTGTCAAGATGTGGGTATTTGAGGAAAATATCAATGGAAGAAAGCTTACTGATATCATCAACACTGATCACGAGAATGTCAAATACCTCCCAGGTTACAAACTTCCAGAAAATGTG GTTGCAGTGCCTAAGTTGCGCGATGCTGCAGAAGGGGCAGACTTGCTGGTGTTTGTTGTCCCACACCAGTTTATTCGAAAGCTGTGCGATGAGATGACTGGCTGTGTTTCTAAGACGGCCCGTGGGATTACTTTAATTAAG GGTATTGATGAGGGACCTGAGGGGTTGAAGCTCATCTCTGATATCATACGGGAGAAGATGGGTATCGATGTCAGTGTCCTAATGGGTGCCAACATTGCTAATGAGGTGGCGGCTGAGAAGTTCTGTGAAACCACGATCG GGAGTAAAATATTGGAGAACGGACAGCTTTTTAAGGAGCTTCTGCAGACGCCCAACTTCCGCATCACCGTCGTGGAAGACGCAGACACCGTGGAGCTGTGCGGAGCCCTCAAA aacATCGTGGCTGTGGGTGCGGGTTTCTGTGACGGCCTGCAATGTGGAGACAACACCAAAGCAGCAGTAATCAGGCTGGGGCTGATGGAGATGATTGCCTTTGCGAAACTCTTCAGTAAAGACGGCTCTGTGTCCTCTGCTACCTTTTTGGAGAGCTGTGGCGTAGCCGACCTCATCACCACCTGCTACGGTGGACGTAACCGTCGCGTGTCGGAGGCTTTTGTCACGACGGGCAAG agcATTGAGGAACTCGAGAAGGAGATGTTAAATGGCCAAAAGCTTCAGGGCCCACTAACATCTGCTGAAGTTAACCACATCCTCAAGCAGAAAGGCCTAGTGGACAA GTTCCCCTTGTTCACGGCTGTGTATCAGATCTGCTTCGAGGGCAAGCCAGTTCAGGACATGATCACCTGCCTGCAGTCTCACCCTGAGCACATTTAA